In Astyanax mexicanus isolate ESR-SI-001 chromosome 7, AstMex3_surface, whole genome shotgun sequence, the genomic stretch TGTGGAGGTTGTTGAGTTAGGGGGGGCTTGCCTTGAGCAAGAGGGCTCCCTAGCCCATCCCATTACTGTCAGTGGGTGTTAATGTACTGGAGTTCACTGCACTGGACAATGCAGCGGTGCATTCACTCTCTGGATGTCTGAATGCAGCGGAGTGCAAAATTCTTACATAAGAGTATATAATGGCTTATAAGACCCcaaattacacaaaaaatatatatatatatattttttcacttaCATGTTCAGAgcatttgtccaccctgtcaGGGCAAGCTGCACCACAGAGTGGACAATGGCAActtaagcaaaaaaataataatttaatgacAGTATAGTTTAGCTAGAGTTGTAAACATGTAGAATTTTTCattttgaccctgtttctgtttctaAAATCATTTACCATGATATTATGGAGagaatatgataaatattaactATAATTAATTTTAACATGTCAGCTGTTACTTCTTTAAAAGTTGGAAGGTTGAGGATGACCTAAGGATGTGATCATCCAACGTTCTGATGCTCTAGTcactgaatgcaaccaaatcctcacagctgTACTCCAAAATCTAGAACAAAGCATTTACTTTACAGCAGAGATaccttttacgttttttttttaatgatttgttcAGCTATTTCCATATGTGAATTTCCTGTCCATCCTGTCTTCTTGGGATAACAtacttttaaaaacttttaacCTCTTAACCAGGCAGTACTGCAGACATGGCAAACTTTCTTATCTATAAATAGtacaaataaacactttaaaatgaaagtaacattaatctatatttttaataatgtgttaatttagAATTCATGTATGATTCATGTATGATTAGtactaaaacatttattattacacagtgtttgtatgatatGTAACCAACTATGTTGCATTGATATTGACCCAATGGCACCCTGTTTACTTGGAAGGGCATTAAGACACATTACAAATTACACGTTACATTAAGACACCAAACATTTCACAGACAGAAACTGCAGCAGTGATCAAACCAGCAACCCATTTAACTGTGTGGCTATTGCAATACCTATGCAATGTTTTTGATCCTGCATACTATTAGGCTTCCTAGTACTGTTCATCTGAACtttaacacaaaataataatttatgaatAAATGGCTAACCACATTTTTCAAAAAGTTGTGACTCTAATTAAGTATGATGTTGATACTGTTCTACATTACTTTAATAGTTCGATATAAAAATTCCTTGATCAAGAGGGTATCTTAATATAATGTACTGCAAGAAAGGGCAGCCTAGTAGCAGACACTCTTCCACATTTTCCCCACAGAGCACTTgtctttttgccactctagaaGGCACTTTAGCGATGCTTTTTCAACCATGGGGGCTGCCCAGTCACATGCTGTCCACCCTCAGTAGTTGTTGTtcattttctccctttttttagTAAGGCTGCTTGCCCAACATGGCTACTTTGCCTGCATGGGTGATTGTGTGTATGCAGTGACGTTAGAGAGAGCGCAGAGTCTCTCTAAACACATTTCCAGTCTGCATTCCACATTGTGCAGTGTTCATAGTAAGCAGAGCAGAACATGTGGTTTTCATCAAACCATCCCAtgctccctccctccttccctctctcttcctctctccctctctccctcccctgTGTCTgattctctgcatactttattatacttCTTTCaacctgttcttcagtggtcaggaccccacataATGAACCaccatagagcagctattattatttgggtggtcattatcagcactgcagtgacactggcatggaggtgattagtgtattagtgtgtgttgtgctggtgcaaatggatcagatgcagcagtgctgatcTGAGTCTTTAAACACTTTACTTCTTCACTGCTGTACGGAAAATAGTCCACTATCTGTCTCTGTAGTggttctgaccattgaagaaagtgaaagaaaaataaaaaggtattgcaaagaaacagaagaaacagtctgtaattatagaacttcGAAGTGCTCCTAATGCTCAGTGATTGGTGCATTAGATTTCTGTTATCTTTCTGTTATCTGATTGAAGAGACATTAATTTAGGGTGTGGTTCCATTCATCACTCAgtgtattttacattaaattactcTAGGTTTAAATCTCTTGGCAGTCATTGCCCAAAGGTTGGACAAGTACAAGTGTGTGTATCACTCAAAGTGCACAGTGCAATGGTtaataatgattgtgactggtggcatctggctcgAACTGTCCGTGTGTACAGTCAAGCGATTCTGACAGAAATTACATCCATATCCACACCCATATCCCATACTAGTTCATGTCCACAAAGCTAACTTCAATTGTAGTCATAtacctgtacttgtaggaaataATGACAAAACTGTTGGATCTAGCCACATAATCTTTCTAAATTGCCAACTTATTATATATGGAAATACAAATTATGAATTTTAATTTTGGGAAGGCTTTGCAGACACCTTTCATCATTATTAAATCTTATCTTCAACAAAACTTGATAGATTTCACTCATAATGGTTCTCTTTTAAGATGATGCCTGCCACCCAGTCTGAGTCTACAGGGACCGGTCCCCACAGATTATATGTTCTGTTTCGATTCTACGATCCCGAGGTGATAGCGGTGAGTatgaataactttatttttaagtatatatatatatatatatatatgtatatttttaaatgtatattaaaatgtacACTGCTTGTCTTTTCTAGGTACTTACGATATTAGTTGGGCTTTTCCAAGTGATCCTGGCATTTCCAGCTTACTATTTGAGCATTGATGTAACTTTCCTCTATTGGTGCCCAATCTGTGTTGGAGCGATggtgtgtattattttttttttttatatttatatatttattttatataaatgcagGCATATCTCAATTTTTATTTCGCAGAATAATGCTTATTcctgtggtttttgttttttattctttaatatttACACACCTAGTTACTTTCCATGTAAGAGACAACCATAAAATCacaactaaaaatattattaattaatatggaaaaaaatcaaatattctAGTTTAAATACCAGAAtatgctgtttgccatcagcagccagactcgaaaagagcacaattggacaTGTtcactctgggtgggtagatgacactctctGTCCTTATCACTGCTAGTGTGATGatggtcagcacaggcgtctgtttgTTGTTGTATCAGAGCTGGTAGTTGTACAAGAGGTGATGGCTGAATTCACGTGTTTGATGAAGCATGCGTTAATCTTTAGGACATTACTCATGATATTGGGAATTTATTTGGACagggtttgggtaattggccttccaaattggatAGAAAATACAATTAGAAACAATCAAATATTGTGGTCCTcaaaaaataataactacaaaAAGCTAAGTTCACTTATTTTAATCTTGAATTTTTAATTCAACCACAAAAAAAGATAATATTTTTGGATTGTCATTTTTGCTCAGCATGTAACAGGAGGATCACTTGCATTTGTATGTGAAAGATCTCCCAGCAAGAAGATGGTaagtataattttttatttgtgttgttttatgtTTAACATAAAATTTGGGAACAAATAAAATTTGTGAAGTTATTGACATTAAATAAAAACTACCAATAAAATGCTTGgacacttttattattttctacattgtaaatgtaagaaatgcaaGATCAGTATGTGAAGGAACTTATATAGTattatgtaataaactgtaataaaaagtaaaaaggaaaaaacagcaaatagtcgctgtccaatgaaaagcaatgaaaaaaaacttctaaactttcaatgaaagtcaatataaaaagagtttatttaatgttattttaagtaTTCCTATTGGTCCTTTTTACCAAGAAATTCTGGCACAGTCTGAGGGACAATTAGTTCAAACTATCtagcaaactaaaaatcgacaaaaatggagataattgtttttcattggacagcgacgatatttatacattgaaaaaatgtatatatgacaAATGAAGGTAATTTTGTTGGTGACAGATTTTAAAAACAGGGCAGGCAAATACATTCCTCTTCAAGAGTGTAAGGGTGAAGTACCATTCAGAAGAAAGATTAAGAAAGTTACCAGGgacaataaataatgtaaaatttatACTGggaaactcttggtcatatttattgagctacacatacagaagtagcgtGTAACACTTATGTAGcgcaacatgccagacgtctcagcatagagttgtagaggttcctaatgatgttcTCCAATAATCCATCCTATGCAGCTTAAATACTGTCATGCAGTTACCGCACATTTTGCCGTAGGGTTGTGGTGTTGATAGCACGTCCAAAAGCATTCCACATATTTTTAAATCAGGAATACGGCTGGTGATGCAGCTGGCCATTGCATATGTTTATGGCAAGCTCTCAAAACAGGAGCAGTATGTGGACAGGTATTGTCCTGTTGCACTATTGCACCAGAGTGTGCGTTCAGAAGAGGTAGGGCTACTGGTTGTAGAGCCTGTAATGATTGTGTGACATTAAACCCTTGATCTTGGTACTGACCACTGTTCCTGATCATACAGATTCGTTAGTCACCTCCACCAAGACAAATGTGGGACTTTTGTCACCAGACATGTATAAAACTGctctattaaaaatattaatgaattaattagttaattaattgagTAGAAGTTGAATAGTTCTTTAAGTGGCACACTTAAATGGAAGTTCTAAAgtattcaacttttttttaacctaagtattgcaagtagtttattgtaaactgtagtactgaagtactgatgCGTGttcttcttaaaatgtttttgccATAAACATCTACATCCTCTATTTCTAATGTACATCAatatttgtaagtcactttggatgaAAGCACCCACTAAatgctatgtaatgtaatgtaatgtaataagatcagcttgattgcTTGATTCACACAGTGATGAGCAGCTCCATTAaacccagtgacagtgcagaacatctttgttactatacatctaTGCTCGTCATTGAAGGTGACCAGCTGCCATTATAAATCAGTCCATTACAGTCTGATACTACCACCCACCTAGTTTCATTCCTATCAGTTGATTCCTTGAGGATGAGTAAAAGAGTGTATTACAAAGATAAATAATATATCCTAGCAAAAGTTGTACTAACAATGTATGCTGAAactatttgtgtttgtgttttctccTTCTCTTAGCTGAAAAACTGCCTGTATTCAACACTCTGTGGGCTGTTTTTAGGATTTTGCGCAATTATCTTGTATGGCTTCTCAGCTAACAGCATTCTGTCTTTGGAAACTTGTACACCGCAAGACCTTCAGAGAAGTTCTGAGTGCCCACGAGACGCATTTGTTGTAAGTTGTCATTGCTGTTCTTAATCAACCTATGCattataaaatgcaaataaaaatgtatttagattCAACATGgttctttttttctctgcagGACTTTTTCAGGCACTATGTACTGTTGATGGGGATTTATGCGGTAGCAGCTATCTTTCTTCAGTCTTTTCTGTCAATTTCAGCCATAAAAGCTCTGAGATTAAACTGAAATGCACATGTCTATAATGTGTATAGGAAATATAATCACATATACACAAATAACAAACTGATAATACCAATTATTTGTGTTTCATAATGTAAATATGATATCAAACTAGAAGCAACAGATACAGCTTTATACAGAATGGCTTCTGTTGTGATCTGTAAGGTGGGAGTAAACAGAGCATAGACAAGTCATTTCATCAACCTGGTCCCAGATGGCGTCATATGCTCAGTTAATATTTGTTAATGTCCAGAGAGCACTGTTTTTTACCTGTAAACAAATGTTTCACATtgttcaacatttaaaaaaaaaaactatttttatgcaaataacatTTATAGTAAATGTATAACAGAGTCAATTGTGACAGGGCTGAATATTTAAGAACAAAACTCAACACCACACCCCCTGTAATCAAGCTTAAACCTTAAAATATCATTTGTAGATGACATCAGTTATTCAGTTAAGATTCATGAGTCACTGTTTCTCTTAGGCTCAAATTATGTCATTTAAACTTTACCAGGACACTTAATGTGACAGAATAGgatttttaagtttaaataagTTGCCCTAAGGATCAAGTTTATGTTAAAATCCCAGTCGTAGATTTCGAGAGCAAAACTGGCCATAAACAGAAATCTATACACTATACATTGCCATCTTATAAACTGTTTGATGAatgtatttgtgatttttttatacactgttttattgttttttggagaaaaaatgtgttaataaatgATATTGAGTCTAATTGTCTGTCTATAGTGATTTTTTTCTGAATGGccggtttattttattttagaattatcTACAGCATGTCATGGTTTTGAGAATTTGAAAAgatacattatacacacagatCAAGTATAACATTATGactacctccttgtttctacgcACATAGGAGCACTTTGCAGCTTTTTAATCACAGAATGTTGTCCTGTATCTTTTTATCTGCATACTTtataattgaaagaaaaaaaaagaagcaagtaAGTTCAAAGCAAAATTAATAAAGTACAGATGAAAATTAAAACCAGAATAAAAGAAAACAGTAccccaataaaataataataactaaacaaataaaagaaaaataaaaggttaTTAGAGTTaagatattttttaagatttagtccttaagatttttttcttttaaattctaCTTAAGATCTTTTAAATCTTAAGTAGTGTTCATGTAGTTGGGTGTCTGGTAGCATGGTCTGTGAAATTCCACAATCTCACCAAAAACATGTGTACTGCCACTTTAAATGCTAAACTACAAAGTGAAAAGATAGGTTAGTTAAaagttaatggaaaaaaaaaactaaaacatagaTGAATGTGAAAATTTGTTAATTCTAGGGATCCTGAAGAATATCTATTGGTACCTCAAGTGGGTAGTATGCCATTACTACCCACgtagtcttaatgagtgggt encodes the following:
- the si:dkey-9i23.16 gene encoding uncharacterized protein si:dkey-9i23.16 — encoded protein: MMPATQSESTGTGPHRLYVLFRFYDPEVIAVLTILVGLFQVILAFPAYYLSIDVTFLYWCPICVGAMHVTGGSLAFVCERSPSKKMLKNCLYSTLCGLFLGFCAIILYGFSANSILSLETCTPQDLQRSSECPRDAFVDFFRHYVLLMGIYAVAAIFLQSFLSISAIKALRLN